A single genomic interval of Hoplias malabaricus isolate fHopMal1 chromosome 7, fHopMal1.hap1, whole genome shotgun sequence harbors:
- the LOC136701943 gene encoding trace amine-associated receptor 13c-like, translated as MNLTWINQTGKCLGISCPERSVSTAVYVLLYVSGAAVVLLTVCGNLLIIISVCHFKQLHTPTNMLILSLALSDFLIGVLLMPTALTWIIESCWIFNGAHCVFSVLTSLSLTTSSIFIVALIAVDRYFALSNPFLYTKAVSVNRMCSVVVSMWILLLFYHIALQYFNGYYTNIVICPGNCFSSLDEGWFLFDLLIKFTLPLVVISTLYGRVFAIARKHATAIRDLNVQTVTIKSERKAAKVLGILVSIFVACLLPYFICTILVTVIQIDLRFSLILVYLNSTINPVIYALFYPWFRKCVKLTLTLRICNTDSSLMNIL; from the coding sequence ATGAATCTTACTTGGATTAACCAAACTGGCAAATGCCTTGGAATTTCCTGTCCAGAGAGATCTGTATCAACTGCAGTGTATGTGTTGTTGTATGTATCTGGAGCTGCTGTAGTTctgttaacagtgtgtggaaacctgctcatcatcatctctgtctgtcacttcaagcagctccacactccgactaacatgctcatcctctctctggctctaTCTGACTTTCTGATTGGAGTCCTTCTGATGCCAACAGCTTTAACTTGGATAATTGAATCATGTTGGATTTTTAACGGCGCTCACTGTGTATTTTCTGTTCTAACCTCCCTTTCACTCACAACTTCTTCAATATTCATTGTTGCTCTGATTGCAGTCGATCGGTATTTTGCTCTCTCTAATCCATTCCTCTACACTAAAGCAGTCTCTGTGAATAGAATGTGTTCTGTTGTTGTGTCTATGTGGATTTTATTGCTGTTTTACCACATAGCACTTCAATACTTTAATGGATACTACACAAATATTGTCATCTGCCCAGGAAACTGCTTTTCATCTTTAGATGAGGGCTGGTTTTTGTTTGACCTcctgattaaatttactcttcCATTGGTTGTTATAAGCACACTGTATGGCAGAGTGTTTGCTATTGCAAGAAAACATGCCACTGCTATCAGAGACCTTAACGTTCAGACCGTGACTATAAAATCAGAGAGGAAAGCTGCAAAAGTGCTTGGAATCCTGGTGTCTATATTTGTGGCCTGCCTGCTTCCATATTTTATTTGCACTATATTAGTTACTGTAATCCAAATTGATTTAAGATTTTCTTTGATATTAGTTTATCTAAATTCAACCATTAATCCAGTCATCTATGCTTTGTTTTACCCATGGTTCAGAAAGTGTGTTAAACTAACCTTAACTCTTAGGATTTGTAACACTGATTCTTCACTGATGAATATACTTTAA